From Oncorhynchus mykiss isolate Arlee chromosome 6, USDA_OmykA_1.1, whole genome shotgun sequence, the proteins below share one genomic window:
- the LOC110525551 gene encoding protein CUSTOS isoform X2 — translation MSAPVGTMAEDSSSEDEDLEHFKEAAWSFGTYGTNGTHNANPAGLEGFRLFTTSVPGEFTIDPPPPPVRRRPISSSSDSEIEMRLREAAVSVTDLLSSALPSEITHSLPESPSSEK, via the exons ATGTCAGCGCCTGTTGGGACGATGGCCGAAGACTCAAGCAGTGAAGATGAAGATCTAGAACATTTTAAGGAAGCAGCTTGGAGTTTTGGCACATATGGAACTAATGGCACACACAATGCCAACCCGGCAG GTTTGGAAGGTTTCCGGCTGTTCACCACATCTGTCCCAGGAGAGTTTACCATtgatccccctcctcctcctgtaaGGCGCAGGCCCATCTCCAGCTCAAG TGACAGTGAAATTGAGATGAGACTGAGAGAGGCAGCAGTGTCAGTCACAGACCTCCTATCATCAGCTCTCCCCAGCGAGATTACACATTCCCTGCCGGAGTCCCCCAGCTCAGAGAAATga
- the LOC110525551 gene encoding protein CUSTOS isoform X1: MSAPVGTMAEDSSSEDEDLEHFKEAAWSFGTYGTNGTHNANPADGVSNVKQSRRVAVSKHEHDGKELQTTPEFRAHVANKLGALLDSYISVISAETSRPCTESTKCEDGLEGFRLFTTSVPGEFTIDPPPPPVRRRPISSSSDSEIEMRLREAAVSVTDLLSSALPSEITHSLPESPSSEK; encoded by the exons ATGTCAGCGCCTGTTGGGACGATGGCCGAAGACTCAAGCAGTGAAGATGAAGATCTAGAACATTTTAAGGAAGCAGCTTGGAGTTTTGGCACATATGGAACTAATGGCACACACAATGCCAACCCGGCAG ATGGGGTAAGCAATGTCAAGCAATCCCGTCG TGTGGCTGTATCTAAACATGAACATGATGGGAAGGAGTTGCAGACGACCCCGGAGTTCCGTGCGCACGTTGCAAATAAATTAGGGGCTCTGCTTGACag TTATATTTCAGTGATATCTGCAGAAACATCAAGACCCTGCACAGAGTCAACCAAATGTGAAGATG GTTTGGAAGGTTTCCGGCTGTTCACCACATCTGTCCCAGGAGAGTTTACCATtgatccccctcctcctcctgtaaGGCGCAGGCCCATCTCCAGCTCAAG TGACAGTGAAATTGAGATGAGACTGAGAGAGGCAGCAGTGTCAGTCACAGACCTCCTATCATCAGCTCTCCCCAGCGAGATTACACATTCCCTGCCGGAGTCCCCCAGCTCAGAGAAATga
- the LOC110525552 gene encoding protein unc-119 homolog B, giving the protein MSGSNSRNKTAATVKGPDTDIGPTANSRERKSGGGVLKRLKSRRNQTDKQRPVITEEELRALGRHITPDEVLGLRAVTRDYLCKPEDNVYNIDFTRFKIRDLETGTVLFEIAKPHNCDPEDEEEENGDVDTSAGRFVRYQFTPAFLRLRTVGATVEFTVGDRPVNSFRMIERHYFQDKVLKNFDFDFGFCIPNSCNTCEHIYEFPQLPEDLICLMVEHPYETRSDSFYFVDNKLIMHNKADYAYDGGE; this is encoded by the exons ATGAGCGGCTCTAACTCTCGAAACAAGACTGCAGCCACAGTCAAAGGACCGGACACCGATATCGGCCCAACTGCAAATTCCAGGGAGCGAAAGTCCGGTGGAGGTGTACTGAAGAGACTCAAATCGCGACGAAATCAAACCGATAAACAGCGGCCTGTTATTACAGAAGAAGAGCTAAGGGCGCTAGGAAGACACATCACACCGGACGAAGTCCTTGGTCTGCGTGCTGTTACACGGG ATTATCTATGTAAACCTGAGGACAATGTCTACAATATTGACTTCACACGTTTCAAGATTAGAGATCTGGAGACTGGGACAGTGCTCTTTGAGATTGCTAAACCTCACAACTGTG ACCCTGAAGATGAGGAAGAAGAGAATGGAGACGTAGACACCAGTGCTGGACGCTTTGTGCGGTATCAGTTTACGCCGGCCTTCCTCAGACTGCGGACTGTTGGTGCAAC TGTGGAGTTCACCGTGGGGGACCGGCCTGTTAACAGCTTTCGCATGATAGAGAGGCATTATTTCCAGGATAAAGTTCTCAAGAACTTTGACTTTGACTTCGGATTCTGCATCCCAAACAGCTGCAACACTTGTGAACATATCTATGAGTTTCCCCAGCTCCCTGAGGACCTCA TTTGCCTAATGGTGGAGCACCCGTATGAGACCAGGTCAGACAGCTTCTACTTTGTGGACAACAAACTGATCATGCACAATAAGGCAGACTACGCCTACGATGGGGGCGAGTAG